In Chitinibacter sp. FCG-7, the genomic stretch AAGATTAGACATTCTCGAGTTATTTTCGAGATTGTCGCTGATTTAGCCATAATTTGCCATGCTCGGGCGTAAAAACAGCACAAACACCACGCCAGCGTATTGGTCAACCAAACGTCAACAGAGCCCGAGTTTTTAAAACATCAGAGGAATGGCTTTGATATAATTGCCGGTTTTGGCCTTGGCGCAACGGTTGATAATCGCGATGAATGTTTTTTACGAGGAAGATGGCAGCTTTAAAGTCGCCAGCATCAATGATGAGCAGGCTGCCAGCATGCAAGTGGAAGACGCACGCGGCAAACGCAGCAAAATCAAAACCGCCAATGTGCTACTGCGTTTTGATCGCATCAGCCTCGACGATTTTTTCAAATCGGCACAGAGCCTCGCCGCCGAAGTTGATGTCAATTTCCTGTGGGAATGCTGCGGGCAAGATGAATTTGGCTTTGCCGAAATTGCCGCCGAATACTTTGGTGCCAACCCCAGCCTGACCCAGCAAGCCGCCGCGGCCATCGCGCTGCATACCGCGCCGATGTATTTTTATCGCAAAGGCAAAGGCCGCTACAAAGCTGCACCCGAAGAAAACCTGAAAGCGGCGATTGCCGGACTGGAGCGCAAAGCGCGTGAAGCCGAGCAAATGGCTGCGTGGGAAGCTGATCTTCTGGCAGGTATCTTGCCACAAGCCTTGCAGGAAAAGATCTCTAGACTAATACATCGCCCCGACAAAAACAGCCTCGAATACAAAGCACTGGCGCAAGCGGCTGAAAGCGCACAAACATCAACGCTGCGCTTGCTAGAAAAAGTGGGCGCAATTCCCGACGTGGCGCAATATCATCTCGACGGCTTTTTGGTCGAGCATTTCCCCAAAGGTCGTGGCTTTCCGGCGACCGAGCCCGTGTTTGCGCCTGAAGATTTGCCGATTGCCGATGTGCAAGCCTTCTCGATTGACGACGCGAGCACGACCGAAATTGACGACGCATTCAGTTTGAAAAAGCTCGCCAACGGCAACTGGCAAGTCGGTATCCACATCGCCGCACCTGTACTCGGTATTTTGCCAGGCTCAACGCTAGATCAAGTCGTACTCGATCGCTTGTCGACCGTGTATTTCCCCGGCGACAAAATCACCATGCTGCCCGACGACGCAGTCGAAGTATTCACATTGCAAGAAGGCGCGGCGCGCCCGGCGGTGTCGATGTATCTGGAAGTCTCGCTCGGCTACGACATCATCAGCCATCGCTCGCTGATCGAGCGCGTGCCCGTGGTCGCCAATCTGCGCCATCACGATATCGAGCCGTATTTCAATGAAGACACCGTCGGCAAGGAGGGCGAAGACTATCCGTGGAAAGCCGAGCTGACGCTGCTGTGGAATCTGGCTGGCGCGCTCGAAGGCCGTCGCGGCAAAGCCGATCAGCCGCAGCAACAACGCCTTGATTACAGTTTTTATATTGATCGGGAAGAAGGCCAAGCCGAGCGCGTCCGCATCGTACCGCGCAAACGTGGTGCGCCAATGGATAAACTCGTTGCCGAGCTGATGATTCTGGTCAACAGCCTGTGGGGAGCGAATCTACGCGATGCGCAAATCGCCGGCATTTATCGCTCGCAAGGCGGTGGCCGCGTCAAACTATCAACTCAACCGACTGCGCACGCTGGCCTCGGTGTTGATTGCTATATGTGGTCCAGCTCGCCGCTGCGCCGCGCGGTCGATTTCATCAACCAGCAACAACTGGTGGCGATGATACGCAATGAAAAGCCGCGCTATCAGAAAAATGACGCCGAGCTGTTTACCGCAATTTCGTCGTTTGACGCCGCGTACGCCGCTTATGCCGATTTTCAGGACAAAATGGAGCGCTACTGGTGCATCCGTTATCTAGAACAAGAGAATATGCGCGAATTCACCGCGCAAGTGATCAAGGAAAATCTGGTGCGCGTTGATGGCATGCCTCTGGTCTTGCGCGTGGGCGGCCTGCCAGAACTCCCGGCTGGGATGACAGTCTCACTACAGCTGATCAAGGTTGATTATCTGGAGCTGGCCGTCGAAGCCCGGATCGCCACCATTTAAAAAATGTAGGTCGGGTTAGCATAGCGTAACCCGACATTCAGCAGGCCAGCCTGCCATGAAGGACCACCCCATGCAGCCCAATCGTCGCCTTAGCGATTTTCTGCCATTGAAGTTTGCCAACGGGCAGGAAATCAAGCAATTCTCCAAACCCTGCGTTTCCTGCGGCACCATGCTGCACGCCAAAGACATGAATGGCGTTGCGCGGCTGGTTGAAGACCATATTGCCATTGCCGCCAAAGCGCATTGCCATTCCTGCGGCGCTGACTTTGGCGTGGCTTGCGTGATCAATTCGCAAAAGCAGGTCAAACGCGTGGTGTTGCCGCGCCTGCTGTTTAACTGGTATTTGCGCAGCTTGCCGCTGCAAGAGCGCGAAACCGCCCCGCAAGCCATGGTGCGCAATCTGCCTCTGCCTGAGGAGCGGGACGCGCGCGAAGACGCTGCCGAGCTGGCTCGAATGACACCGCCTGCCAGTAGCATGCAGCCGCGCGAGATTATTCGGGCGACAGAAACTCTGGGCCGTTTTCAGGAAAAACCCATTCCGGCCTGGCTGATTCTGGATGGCACCCGCTTTGAATTTGACCGCATCGCGCCAGACGCCAGAACCCAGGAAGGGGAATATTTGCTCGATGGATGTTTGATTTATCGCGCGAGCTGATGCACTTTCGCTTGGCTTTTTGATGCAAAGTTTTATAATCGCGCCTATCTTTTGGGTCACGCCCCAAGCGGGAGAACACCATGCAACGCAATATGCTTAAATCCAAACTGCACCGCGTTACTGCAACGCATGCCGAATTGCACTACGAAGGCTCGTGCGCCATTGACGAAAACCTGCTTGAAGCGGCCAATATCCGCGAATACGAAGCAATTGATATCTGGAATATCAATAATGGCGCCCGTTTTTCGACCTACGCCATTAAAGGCCAACGTGGCTCGGGCATTATTTCGGTCAATGGCTCAGCCGCTCGCCACGCCCAGGTGGGCGACTTGCTGATTATTGCCACGTTTGCCGATTACAGCGATGACGAGCTGCACAATCACAAACCATCGCTGATTTATGTAGACAGCAATAATCGCATTACTCACAGCAGCAACGCGATTGCAACACAAACCATATAAGGTCTTCACCGTACGTCGAAAAACCCGCTTTCAAGCGGGTTTTTTATTGCTTTCAATCTGCAAAAGCAGCGAATAAACAACTGATTTAAATCAGCATTTAAAACTCCAGCCGCTCACGCGTCGCCAGCAAAGGTGATGCAAATAACAAAGCCCGCTTTTGGCACATCACTAATTCCTAATATTTCTGGTAAATTCGCGCTGCTGTATGCCAGACACATGAACAGAAACTTGTGCGCAAACAAAAAATAGCTCTGGAGGAGCAATGAATTTCTTTTCTAAAGCGGGCCTCGTGGCCGCAATCATCGTCCAAGCTGGCGTTGCTCACGCTGCCACAGAATGGAATAACAATACCGTATACGCCGAGCCTGGCCAGATTGTGAGCTATCAGGGGCAACTGTATACCAACGGCTGGTGGACCAAGGGCGAAAACCCGGCCAGCAGCGGGCCATGGGGTGTATGGCGCACAGTCAGCGGCCAAGTCGCTGCAACCAGCGCGCCGACTGCTGCACCAAGCAGCAAACCGACTACGATCCCAACCCTGACAGCCAGCCCTAAACCTACTGCCAGCGCAGCCCCCACCAGTACACCTATCAGCACAGCGGGCAGCACGGCCAATGCGTGGAATCCAGCCACCACCTATGCCGAGAAAGGCAATGTCGTGAGTTATCAAGGCGAGCTGTATCGTAATGAATGGTGGACACGCGGTGACGTGCCAAGTGCATCGGGCGCTTTTGGCGTGTGGCGCAAAATCAGTGCGGCCACTGCAACACCGACTGCAACAGCCAAGCCTGTCGCGACGCCTGCCCCAACTGCAGCACCAACCGCAGCCCCGACTGCCACAGCCAAACCAACGGCGACGCCAGTGATCACGGTCAAACCTAGCCCGACACCTGTCGTCACTGCTGCACCCACAGCAACGCCAACGCTCGCACCAACGGCCACGCCTAAACCAAGCGCAACGCCCGCCCCGGTTGGCAGCCTGATTCCACCACGCAGCCTGACACTGGAACAGCCAGGCGATATTGGCACCCTGCGCGCCGCGCAGCTGCGCAGCTTTAACCACTCTCCATTCCAATCGACGGGTTACTGGGTGCAGCCTGGCGATGTACTGCTGGTGAACTACAGCTACACCGGTAGCACGCCGAACAAACAGCCGGAAATCTGGCTGCACAATATCGACGATGACACCTGGAACTACGACACCGCGCAAAAAGTGAAGCTCAATGTCGGTAGTAACAGCATTGTGTCCAACGTGAAAGCCGCCGTGTACGTTGCCGCCTTCAATACGCCAACCAATGGCGAACTCAAAGTCGAGCTGGCTTCGGGTGGCCGCGTGATGCCGCGCTTTGTATTGGGCCAGCACACGCAGGACGACTGGCTCAAAATGCTCAGCCAGAATGGCGATGCGCCGTACGCCGAGCTGGTTAGCACACGCATGATGCTCACCGCCAGCCTGGCCAAAGCGATGCGCCACGTTGATGATCCGGTGGCGTTGATGACGCTATGGGATGAAATCGTCCGTCTGGAAGACGAACAATACGGCATCAAACCGGGCAACACCTACCCGCATAACCCGACGCCGCACCGCTTCCACTTTGTTGAGCTGGCGCCTTACGATGGCTGGATGTATGCATGGCAATACCGCATGGCTTCGGCATCGGATGACGCTGCAATTGGCTCGGTACTCAATAGCAAAAAGCTCAAAACTGACGGCTGGGGCCCTTGGCATGAGCTGGGTCATCAATACCAGATGAGCACTTTCACCTGGAAAGACCAGACCGAAGTGACAGTGAATCTGTCTTCGGCCTATGTGCAACGTGGTTTGGGTCAGCCTTCGCGCTATGAAACCCAGGGCACCTGGACCAAAACTTTTGCTTATCTGAATCAGGCCACGCGTGATTTTGCGACGCAAA encodes the following:
- a CDS encoding ribonuclease catalytic domain-containing protein, yielding MNVFYEEDGSFKVASINDEQAASMQVEDARGKRSKIKTANVLLRFDRISLDDFFKSAQSLAAEVDVNFLWECCGQDEFGFAEIAAEYFGANPSLTQQAAAAIALHTAPMYFYRKGKGRYKAAPEENLKAAIAGLERKAREAEQMAAWEADLLAGILPQALQEKISRLIHRPDKNSLEYKALAQAAESAQTSTLRLLEKVGAIPDVAQYHLDGFLVEHFPKGRGFPATEPVFAPEDLPIADVQAFSIDDASTTEIDDAFSLKKLANGNWQVGIHIAAPVLGILPGSTLDQVVLDRLSTVYFPGDKITMLPDDAVEVFTLQEGAARPAVSMYLEVSLGYDIISHRSLIERVPVVANLRHHDIEPYFNEDTVGKEGEDYPWKAELTLLWNLAGALEGRRGKADQPQQQRLDYSFYIDREEGQAERVRIVPRKRGAPMDKLVAELMILVNSLWGANLRDAQIAGIYRSQGGGRVKLSTQPTAHAGLGVDCYMWSSSPLRRAVDFINQQQLVAMIRNEKPRYQKNDAELFTAISSFDAAYAAYADFQDKMERYWCIRYLEQENMREFTAQVIKENLVRVDGMPLVLRVGGLPELPAGMTVSLQLIKVDYLELAVEARIATI
- the panD gene encoding aspartate 1-decarboxylase, whose protein sequence is MQRNMLKSKLHRVTATHAELHYEGSCAIDENLLEAANIREYEAIDIWNINNGARFSTYAIKGQRGSGIISVNGSAARHAQVGDLLIIATFADYSDDELHNHKPSLIYVDSNNRITHSSNAIATQTI
- a CDS encoding M60 family metallopeptidase, producing the protein MNFFSKAGLVAAIIVQAGVAHAATEWNNNTVYAEPGQIVSYQGQLYTNGWWTKGENPASSGPWGVWRTVSGQVAATSAPTAAPSSKPTTIPTLTASPKPTASAAPTSTPISTAGSTANAWNPATTYAEKGNVVSYQGELYRNEWWTRGDVPSASGAFGVWRKISAATATPTATAKPVATPAPTAAPTAAPTATAKPTATPVITVKPSPTPVVTAAPTATPTLAPTATPKPSATPAPVGSLIPPRSLTLEQPGDIGTLRAAQLRSFNHSPFQSTGYWVQPGDVLLVNYSYTGSTPNKQPEIWLHNIDDDTWNYDTAQKVKLNVGSNSIVSNVKAAVYVAAFNTPTNGELKVELASGGRVMPRFVLGQHTQDDWLKMLSQNGDAPYAELVSTRMMLTASLAKAMRHVDDPVALMTLWDEIVRLEDEQYGIKPGNTYPHNPTPHRFHFVELAPYDGWMYAWQYRMASASDDAAIGSVLNSKKLKTDGWGPWHELGHQYQMSTFTWKDQTEVTVNLSSAYVQRGLGQPSRYETQGTWTKTFAYLNQATRDFATQSDLFVRATMFWQLDLAFGKDFYAKVGTSYRNMSAAQRPTTDAAETQAFVIEASRAAGYDLTPFFTQWGIAVTTDTQTKLRGMGLKTLTDPIWLNRDSKVLYQPR